The genomic stretch CATTAGTATCAATATAGGCAGTAGTATCACCTTTGGCTTTGATACTTGCTAGCAGTAGACGTCGCAATAAAGGGGTTTGATAAACACTCCGTTTTGCCCACACCTGCCAGCGGTCAGGCTTGGCAACTTCCACCTCAATCCCCTTTTCCCGCCATTTATTGGCACTATCTTCTGCAGTTTCAAAGGTCCCATGGTTACTCAAGACCACGTACTCTTCGATCTGGGGCTGCTGTAACGGTTTATTGACTATTTCCAGCTTAAGGCTGCTCAGCTGCTTGGTTTTCGGTTGCATATCACCGCCTAAAAATTTGACGGTTAGCTGATCGTCCGGGGCAGCTTTCAGGGTGAGCTTGTCAGTTGGTTCATCTCCAAAGCGCTGCACTACTCCCACTTTTAGTGGGATATCTGAGGCTTTGGCTGCTAACCCTGATAGGATAGGTAGTCCCCAAAACGATAGTGTCATCAACGGTATGAGGAAATGGGGATTGGAAGCTGGGGAATTGAGAGAGATCGGTTTTTTGGTGAACCCCACTATCCAATTGCGAAACCGACCTGTCTTACCCGATGCCGTATTTTGATGCGAATTCAAGTCAAGCGCTTTGATTGTCATTAGCTTAGTTGTTAAAGTACCCAATCCATAATTCCCGTTTCCCGATTCTAGATCCCGAAAAGTACGATCCTCCACAGGTATTGTTACCCTGACCGGGTCTTTTCAGGGTCTTTGCTTTGGGGAAGATTGGAAAGATGGTGAGCGCGGTAGTATAGCGCTACGCCGAAGGCAAAAGGCAAGAGGCAAGAGGCAAGAGGCAACAGTTTACTAATCGTCAAGACTAATCACCAATGACTAAATGACTAATGGCAGCTACCCACTGTGATTACTTCCAGCTAACAACACTTCCCCTTGCCTGATTCGTTGGGCAGCATCTAGTAACACGTCTTCTAGATAGGGTTTGGTAAAATAGCCTCTGGCACCGAGATCAGCAGCTACTTTCCGGTGTCGATCAGCACCACGAGAGGTGAGCATGGCCAGGGGGATTTCACACAAATCTGGGTCTTTTTGAAGGCGAGATAGGAGTTCTAGACCATCCATTCTGGGCATTTCAATGTCACAGAATACGATCTCGCAAGGCAAACCAGACCGGAGTTTATCCCAGGCTTCTTGACCATCACGGGCTTGTTCTACCCGATAACCAGCTTTACTGAAGGTCATAGAAAGGAGTTCACGGACTGTGATTGAATCATCCACAATCAACACCATGGGATCAGATTTGATGAGATTGACCTCGGCTCCGCTGGCGGTTGGAGTTTCCATCCTTTGCCAGATCGCAACACCACCATCTTTACGAATCCGACCCATAGCAAGGTCAATCAGTTCTAGAACGTCAGCAATGGGCATCACTCGACCATCCCCTAAGACGGTCGCCCCGGTAATGCCTACTGGCTTGGGTGCAGGGCCTTCGATTTGCTTAATAACAATTTCTTGCTCCCCTAATACCTGATCAACCTCTACGGCGAGCATGTTACCTGTACTGCGCAGTACCACCACAGAAATCAGGTTGTCTTCCCGTTGGCTGCCATAGACACTAGCCCGGCTGAGTTGGCTATGGTAGGTCAGCAACTCTGAGAGGGGCTTGAATGGGATCTGGGTGTCCCGCCATTGAAGAAAGGCTTGACCTTGGGAATTGGTCTGAATGCAGTCAGGGGAGACATCCTGCATGTCTTCCACCCCATCCATGGGAAAAGCAATTCTGGCGCGATCGCTTACACAGCAGAGGGCTTTACAAATACTCAGGGTCAGGGGTAAGCGAATGGTAAAGGTGGTTCCTTGGCCGAGAGTAGAGTCGATAGTAATGGTTCCCCGAATTTCACTTAAGCAGGTGCGCACCACATCCATGCCTACCCCTCGACCTTTGGTATCAGTGACTTTCTCCGCAGTGGTGAACCCAGGGTGGAAGATAAAATTGAACAACTCCAAGTCGCTGAGGGTTTTTGCCTCAGTTGGGGAAATGAGATTCTTTTCAAGGGCTTTAGCTCTAATTCGATCTGGATCAATGCCCCCCCCATTATCCGAGATGGAAATCACCGTCTGATTTCCCTGGTAGAATGCTCCGAGGGTGATTTTACCCGCCCTAGGCTTCCCCGCAGCCAGCCGTTCCTCTGGTAGCTCAATCCCGTGGGTAATGGCATTGTTGACCAGGTGGGTCATAGGATCATAGAGGTGTTCCAAGATCATTTTATCAATCAAGGTTTCCCGCCCCTCAACCTGTAGCTCGGCTTCCTTGCCTTCCTGCAAGGAAATTTCCCTAACTGCACGGGGCATGCGGTCTGCTGCCTGTGCAAAGGGCACCATACGCGATCGCGTCAGTCCTTCTTGGAGTTGATTGGTTACCTGTCTGAGGGTACGAGTTACTTGGTCGGTTTCATCCACCAAAAACTCAATGTCAGACGCCGACTCCTTAACCCGGACAATCAGCTCAATGATCTCTTGGGATAGCAAATGGAAGCCTGTAAAGCGGTCCATTTCCAGGGGGTGATAGTCTTCTAAGCTCGTGCAATTCTGGTTTCCTTGTTCCCGTTCTTGGATGCTTGTAGTGCGGTAAATCCTACTACTAGACAATAGGGAATTTTCCAGCAGGGTTCGCTCATACAAGTCCCGCATTTTCAAACCCACATCGTTGAGGCTCGATACCTGATGGGATAAATTATCTAAGAATTGCCGCAGCCGTTCTTGATCTTGCTCTAAGGTATTGCGACCAACCACCAGTTCTCCCACTAAATTGCTCAGGGTGTCCAGTTGTTTAACCGGTACCCGCATGGTTTGTTCAAATAGCTTAGACCTCGGACGCCTTGTTTGGCGAGACAACTCCTGATTCATCCCTCCTGGGATAGCAGAGATGCTTTGATTTGCCTGCTCTAGCAAGTGTTCGAGGTCTTTAAAGTCATCCTCTACTGAGTCCGCCTGATGGGTTTTCCGGGTTTCTTGGTCTAGGGAGTGGTTAGGTAATGGGCTACTAGTTTCACTTAATAGGAGTTCTAGTTGATCAAATATTCTTTTCTGCTCTGATACCACCTCAGCAGTGGGTAAGGTCACATCCAGAGGTTTTATACTGTCAAAATCAACGTTTTGGTAATGTGCGGTAGCTTCTGCCAACAGCTGCTCTAATTGCTGCCATTGATCTTGGGTTGTTGGTAATGGTTTTGGTGATGAATCTGGTAATTTTTTCGATTTTATGGGATCGGATTTTCTATTTTTTCCTTTTACACTTGAACTAAGACCAGGTGTAGACGCCTCACCGGGTCGATCTGAAGTCGAGATGGGCTTTGAAGACCCTGTGGTTGATGGGGAATTAATTGCTGGCTGTTCATGGTTTGCAGGGGGGTGATTTGGAATCAGCTCCAAGTCATTGACCAGATTTAAATCTAATTCATTCAGGTCGGTGTGAGTGGGGTTTGGGTGCGGGGTGCTTGGTGGGATAGGCTGCTGTTTGCCCATCCCATAACTATCTAATTTGGTGGGAGGATTACTTTCCGAGCTTGAGCTATTTTCTTCAAAAAAGGTATCATCAAATAAACTGCTTAATTCGTCGGCTGGGTTAGTTTTTTGAGTTAGGTTTCCCTCACTACTTCCAAAAGAAAGTAATTCTTCAAGGTCTTTATCTGTCAGGCTTGGAGTAGGGTTAGGTTTACTATCATTGTGAGTTGACTCCCTTGACTGTAGTAACTCAAAGGCTGCTTCTTCTGGAAATTCCTCATCGAACAAACTGAGTAAATCTTCCTCGGTAGACTCTGCTGCCTCTGGAATGTTCAACCCATCAAGTTCTTTAATCAGGTCAGATAAATCCTTTGGTTCGTCTGTAGTTAGAGAATTGTCTGATTGGCTAGACAACTGCTGGTTATCTGGAGCGATAATTTCTTCTTCTTGCCAGGTTTGATCCAAATCAGGGGTCTGACCTTCAAAGATATCAGCTAAGGTATTAAGTTCTGCCATGCCAACTTTTGGTTCTGCAGCATCATCGGACTCGATTTCGAGGATATCAGTCGTTGGTTGTTCCACTTCCTCTATATCCGGTATATCCTCGAGGAAGTTATCTAGGTTAAATTCGTCTTTGATTACTGCTGGTGGCTGAGCATCTAGGTTGTTAGACATTCGGAAAGCTAAAATTCCACATTACGCGAACATTTTTCACCTTTTGCCTTGGCAAGTTCGCCGGTTCCCTGCGACGAGAAACTGATATAATCCGGTAAAAACCGTATTAAAGTTCCCTTCCTGCTTCTTTCCAGTTACCTGGTTTTTCATAGGGTGTCGGCACTTCCTATTCCACAGGCTTAGACCGAATAGCCTTCGGCAAAACGTTCTAAATTCAGGCTGGCGTTATAGTCACGGTCTTTGACTTCACCGCAAACCTCACAATCAAAAACTCGTTCTTTAAGTGGCATTTCCTGAACATGACCACAACTATAACAAGTTTTAGTGGATGGGTAGAATCTATCTACAAATACCAATGAGCAACCGTACCACTCAGACTTGTATTCGACTTGACGACGAATTTCATAAAGAGCGGAATCGGCTATCGCACCTGCTAACTTATGGTTTTTTAGCAGACCGGAAACATTTAGATCTTCTAACCCAATGACTGCGTGGTTTTTGCAAAGCCAAGAGGTTAATTTGTGAATTGCATCTTTCCGGATGTTAGCAACACGTTGATGGGCTTTAGCTAATTTCAGCTTGGTCTTATTTCTATTGGCAGAACCCATAGTTCTTCTAGATAGTTCTCGTTGAAGTCTAGCCAGCTTTTTCTGAGCTTGTTTGTAAGCTCTAGGATTAGGAAATACAGTCCCATCTGAACAGGTGGCTAGAACTTTAACCCCGACATCAACACCTAGATATTCTCTACATTTAACAGTGGGTTCAGGTTCCAACTCGTAGGCCAAATAAATATACCAATAATCGGCTACTCGACTGATTGTAACCCGCTTCGTCTGGATTCCAGGTAAAGGTTCATAAGTGCTAACCCACCCAATAAAAGGGAGTTTCAACCGAGTTCCTGAAAACTCCATGACCTTCCCACAATTATCTATGGTGAAGCTATCATTTCTACCTTTCTTCTTGAACTTAGGGTGTTGAGCTCTCCCTTGAAAGAATCGGTTAAACGCTTCTCCTAAGTGCATGAATACGAATTGATAAACCCTATAACTTAAGGTATCCTGCCAAGGATATTGAGGTTTAACATGATTGGCATAGAACTTTTTCAGCTTGTTAGCAGAAGGCTTTAGCCCGGCTTTATAGGATTCGTTCCACATATTTAAAGCCCAATTCCAAAGCCACCTAGAATACCCAGCGTGTTGAGCCATCAAGGTTTTTTGTCTATTATTAAGTTTTAACTTGGTCTTGAAGGCTCGTTGCATAAGTCTGGGTCATTCTTAATTTTGGTTTGATACTAAGCGAGCAGCTCGGCGCTGTCAGTCATGGAGTTTTAATGGCTTTGATTATCCCTGCCGTTTCCCATCAAGCTCACGTTCTGACATTGACCCCGACTCACTCAGCAGCAACTCTGAGTTTGATGTACTTAGTCACCGAGCTACCTTTGACGACATAATGATCGTATCGTTTTGTACCGCAAATCGTCAACTAAGTTATTCCTCTATGATAGTTCTAAAATTTCATCTCACTAACTAGCCAAGACATAGATTAACACTTCCGGATCTATACAGACGAGGTTTTCTTGCCTCGCTAGCTAAATTTTTTATAACGTTTTTCCTATCTCAGTTCAATTGTGAGTTCAACGACTCAGAGCATTTAAGAATTTCTGGATACCTGAGAATAACGACTGTTTTTTTTGGGCAGATGGTATATTTTGAGAATCTTCTGGGCTAGTTGTGTTAACTAGACTTGCCTTAAGTATAATTTGCTCAATAGCCTCTGCTGTCGGTTTGCTGGGTTCTTCAGTCACCAACTGATACTCATCATCAATTTCTAGCCATACTTGCCACACAGAAGGGTAACAACGCCATAGAGCCCCTCCTGGAAAGGGTCGCAGATAATAACAAGACTCCAGAGTTTTCAGGAAGCGATCGCGCAACTGACGTGCGGCATAGCCAATCCCTACAATCGAGACATCTTCGAGCTGAGGATTTAGGATCACACAGGGGCGATCCCCCGCCAAATTGCAAATCTTTTCCACTTGGGCTACTTCCACGGCAGACGGACCCACTAGCAAGAAAACCTGGTCATCCTCATCAATTCTAGTTTCTGCTGGGGAGCGACTGGTGCCAACATCAGTAATTTTAAACGGTACCTCTCCCCAGTCACGACGGGCAAGGGCTGAAGCACCTGTATCAGGAAAGAAGATTTTCAGTCCGGAGCCATACTGCTCAAATATCGGAATAAATGCTTGGGCGATTGACTGGGCTTGCAGGGCAATTTCTGGAAAGACCAACTCCACTTGCAGCCTGGTTTGACCCTCATCTAGGGCGGCTTTGGTCGCTTCTTTAGCTTGAGCGATCGCGTCTTCTAAGGTTAAAGGAAGTTCACTCATGAGTCTGTTTTTATGTGTCTTTATGAAAGACTTTAATACTAATGGCTTCAAATATAAATGTCTCGCCACATTAATCCCACCCAATCAACCCTACCCATCGGAGCAATTGAGCCTTTTTTGAGCAACGTTAGACCTTAGATAATGCTGGTTGTGGCATCAGTCGTTCCAAAATTTGCTTGAGTACCATCACCGTCCAATCTACATCAGCTTCTGTGGTATCTCGCCCCAGTGTCAACCGAATTCCAGCCAAAGCAGCTGGCTCATTGTAACCCATTGCTAACAATATCGGACTCGGACTCAGTTTACCACTGTGGCAAGCGGAACCTGCACTAATCCCAATACCAGCCTGATTAAACTGGCGCACTATAGTTTTGCCAGTCACCCCTTCAGTAGGGGAAGTCACACAGAAACTAACGTGATGGGGTAAGCGATAGTCTCTAGAACCAGTGGGAATGAGATTGGGAGTATCAGCCAGTTGGTCAAACATGCGATCGCGTAATCGAATTAACCGAGGTGTATCTGTTAGCATTTGCGCTGCTGCTAGTTCTGCTGCCATGCCAAACCCAGCAATTACTGGCACCGCCTGGGTTCCAGACCTCAATCGTGATTCTTGTCCACCACCGGAGATCAGGGGAACTAACTCCACACCAGGGCGGATATAGAGTGCCCCTGATCCCATTGGACCATAAATTTTGTGACTGGAAATCGACAGCAAATCCACCGGTAGTCGTTGAACGTCGATAGGTAGCCGTCCGGCTACTTGAACTGCATCGGTATGAAACAGCACACCCTGTTCACGAGCAATTTGTCCAAGTTCATCGATAGGTTGGAGTGTACCTACTTCACTTTGACCGTAGATGACGGAGACTAAAACTGTATTTGCCTGTAGGGCAGCTTTTAAATCATTGGGATTGACCCGTCCCACAGAATCCACTGGTAGCCTGGTCACTTGCCAACCCCACTGCTCCAACCAGGCCACTGGTTGAGCGATCGCAGAATGCTCTACACTAGAAATAATGATATGTTGGGGTTTTTTATAACCTTGGGCAACCCCCATCACTGCCAAATTATCCGCCTCAGTACCGCCAGAGGTAAATGTAATCGATTCTGCTGGTGCATTGATTAACCTAGCCACCTGCATTCTTGCTCTTTCCAGTACAATAGCCGCTCGCTGACCCCACTGGTGTAAGCTAGAGGGATTACCCCACTGCTCGGTAAGGATATCTTGCATAGTTGTAATGACTTCTGGCCTTGGTGGTGTGTTGGCGCTATAGTCCAGATAAATTTGCATCGGTTTTCAGGGAACCAGCTATCTCTACCTTCAGCATATAACCTTTCCTGGTCTCTCTCCAACTGATGACTAATAACTAATGAATAATAACTAATGAATAATAACTAATGAATAATAACTAACCACCTGGTTTACCAACGTTATAATCCTCGTGGGACAAAACCGCGTGAGGAACCAATAAGCTACCCTGGTCGTGACAAATCATTCGGTAGTTGCGCGTTACAGGAATACTGATGATCCAGCGGTTGTGGCGCAGCCGCTTGCCACCAAATTCTCTGTAATCCTGGTGATTCTCCAAACCAGCTATGATCCCACGAGCTTTGACCACCACATGGGTAGGAAGGTTTTTTAAGTCAATGGGATCATCTTCAAAACTAGACTCCCACTGCCGTTTTTGCTGTTTTTTCTCTTCCCGTGCTCGGTTTTTTTGATCACATCGGTGGCATGTTTTACCATACCCCTTGTGGCCACACGGAAATGTTTTCTTTCGTCTTGGCATAAGACACTAGTTCGGGTTAAAGTCCCTAACCCGCTAATTAGGCTTCGGTGTAAGCCATTCCATAAAAAAAGGCAATTAGGGGGGGTAGTTGAACAAGATGGCAACTGATATCCCCTGGTATTTTATGTTAATTCAACAACTGCATCTATTTGAAGATTGTGCTGTTAGCATGGGGAAATCAGCTATGCAATCGGGTTTTTTGATGCCTTGAGTTCCCAACCAGCGTGCATTTACTGGAATTTGTATGATCTTTTGCTGATACTATTGATTTTGTGTGGCTGTCAACAAGCTCAGCCACAGGTGTCTCTTGAGCCCCCTCTGCCCCAAGACCCTTGGGTTCAGGCTTACTTTAATCATAGTAGGTCAGCCCAATACACAGATCCTTACCGGGGAGTAACTCGGGAGGGAGATAACTTGGAGCAAGTGATTGTGGATGCGATCGCATCAGCAAAGTCAACAGTAGATGTGGCGGTTCAGGAGTTGCGTATGCCCAGAATTGCCCAAGCTTTAGTAGAACGTAAACAAGCTGGTGTCAAGGTCAGAGTCATTTTAGACAATAACTACAGCCTTCCGGTCAGTAAACTTACTGCTGAGTCAGTGGCAAAACTCCGCCAAAGAGAACGCTCACGCTACAATGAGTCCCTAATATTGATCGACCGTGACGGAGATGGTCAGCTGAGTGCAACGGAAATTTCACAAGGAGACGCTTTAATCATCTTAGGAAATGGTGGTGTACCTATGATTGATGACACAGCGGATGGTTCTCGAGGCAGTGGCTTAATGCATCATAAGTTTATAGTTATTGATAAGAAAGTTTCTATTATTACCTCAGCCAACTTCACTCTTAGTGATCTACATGGTGACTTTCAGTTTCGAGACAGTCGTGGCAATCCCAACAATCTACTCAAGATTGACAGTGTAGAGTTAGCTAACCAATTCACCCAGGAATTTAACCTGATGTGGGGAGATGGTGCTGGCGGTAAACCAGACAGTAAGTTTGGTCTCAAGAAGCCATCGCGACCAGTAGAGCAGGTGAGACTGGGGGATACAACTGGGGGGGATACAACTGTGGGGGATACGACTGTGGGGGATACGACTGTGGGGGATACAACTATCGCTATACAATTCTCCCCAACCTCCACTACCAAACCTTGGGATCAGAGTAGCAATGGTCTGATCGCTCAAATCCTTCCTCAGGCTAGGGAAAGCATTCACATCGCTTTGTTTGTCTTTTCCGAGCAACGGCTAACCAATGTTTTAGAAAAATCCCATCAACAGGGTGTTACTCTCAAAGTGCTAATTGAGCCAAGTTTTGCCTTTCGGTATTACAGTGAGGGTTTGGACATGATGGGAGTAGCTGTTGCTCACAAGTGTAAATATGAGACTGGTAACCGTCCTTGGCGTCAACCGATTGCTACGGTCGGTGTGCCTCAGTTGCCAGAAGGAGATGTCTTACATCACAAATTTGCCATTCTGGATGGAAAGACAGTGATTACAGGCTCTCACAACTGGTCAAAAGCAGCAAATACCAGGAACGATGAGACGGTGTTAGTTATTCATAGCCCTATGGTTGCTGCCCATTTTGAGCGAGAGTTTCAACGCCTCTATGGCAAAGCAGTGAAGGGAGTACCAGTTAGAGTTCAGCAAAAGATTAAAGCACAGCAACAAAAATGTGTGCTTCTTGATCCACATTCTTGAGCTTTAGGGCGACAGCCCCGCGCCCTACGCGGACATTGTGGGCGTCTCAAAGTTACCGTAAGGATAGTGGAGCCTTTATGGTTGGTCGGTTATGCATAAAAGAGGTGCGACCCGTGGCGAATTTAATTCGCCTACGGAAAGCGCACCTTTGGTTAAAACTTTATGATTAAGGCTCCACTAACAATCAGGTTTCGTCTCTAGGAAGGATAGCCCGGTGACGAGCGTGAAACGGAGTCACCAACTAGGACTCCTTAGGTACAGGGAGACGAGCTATGAAACTCCTGACCAATTCGGAGGGAGTCATTCCCCTTCTGTCGGCTTCCTGTTTCAATTGTCGTTTTTCAAAGTCGGTTACTCTGACTATCAACTTTTTATCTTTCATATTTTTTTTTCTATTATGGGTTGTCATATGGATACCCACATGTTAGCCTAATGATAGGTCGATAAACAGGAAGACAAAAAAATGAGATCAGCATACCAGTACCGGTTAAGGTTGACGAAATCGCAGGTTACTAAGATAGAAAAGTGGTTGGACATGCTGCGCCATCAATACAACTATCTATTGGCGGATAGATTCAATTGGTATGAACAAAATCGCTGTTCTGTTAATTCCTGTCTTCTGGTTTGTCACTTACCTGAACTAAGAAATAATCCTGACTATTTTTCTCAAAAGAGGACTCTGCCTCAATTAAAGAAAGATAGACCTTGGTACAAGGAAATTCATGCCCATGTTTTGCAAGATTGCGTCAAAAGAGTAGACCTGGCGATAGCGCAATTTTTGAAGGGTGACAACAATGGCAAGAAGAGCGGAAGACCAAGGTTTAAAAGCAAAAACAGGTATAAATCCTTCACTTTTCCGTCTCTATCAAAAACTCCCATAAATGGCAATATCTTGACGCTCCCTAAATTTGGGCAAGTTAAGATGATCTATCACCGACCTATACCTGATGGGTTCAAGATTAAAACAGCTACCATAACTCGGAAGGCCGATGGTTATTACGTTACATTGTCAATCCAGGACGATTCTGTTCCGGATGTTATACCAGTAGACAAAGTTACTAATCCCATCGGTATAGATATGGGTGTCAAGTCTTTCTTGGTAAAGTCTGATCGTACAGAGGTACCCATTCCCCAGTACTATCGGAAAGCTCAAAAGCAGCTCAAGAAAATCCAGAAAGCTGTCAGTAGGTCTAAGAAAGGTAGTAACAACAGAAAAAAGGCTGTTATTAAACTTGGTAAAGCCCATAAAAAGGTTGCCGATACTAGGAAAGATTTTCATTTCAAAGCGGCCAAAGAGTTGCTAGACAACCACGACCTAGTCGCTCACGAGAAGCTTAATATAAAAGGTTTAGCCAAAACTAAAATGGCAAAATCAGTTTTGGATGCTGGTTGGGGTCAATTTCTGTCGATCTTATCAGTCAAAGCCGTTCGCGTAGCGTGGCCTACGGCCTTGAATGCTGGACTGATCACGAAGGCAGTAAATCCTCGTAACACTAGCCAAAACTGTTCTAATTGCGGGAAAAAGGTTCCAAAGAAGTTAAAAGACCGCATTCATTGTTGTCCTCATTGTGGTTATGTGACTGACAGGGATGTGAACGCGGCAATTAATATATTAAATTTGGCGGTGGGGCATCCCGTCAGCAATAAAGCTTACCGAGTAACCGAACTGTTAGGTGGTTTTGGTAAGAAGCCCGCGCTGTCCCGTTAGGGCAGCGTCGGGAGTATGTCACTAGAGCATACTATTGAATAGTTGGCATGACGGGTTATACCCCTCAATTTAATTTGAAAATGGTCTGTTGGGTTTTGTCGTTCGTAATTAGTCATTGGTAAAACTTCCACCAATCTGTCATGGCCTGTTCAAAAATCGGTGTTGTCCGAACATTAAACCAGCTTTTTTCCTTAACACAGGTTTGCGCTGAGGTTATCTTAGGTTTTGGGGCTTGGGAATACCAAGTAGGTAAACCTGCTCGACCTGCTAACCTTAATCGATATCTAGGGTTTCCTGGGTGTCAGAAATTCTCAAAGCTGTCACGAGCAGCAAAACTAAGTTATTTAATTGCTTGACGACTTATATGGCAAATGCCACCTGGACTCGCCGCCATATTCTTGCCTTGGCTGATTTTACGCCAGATGAATACAATACAGTGTTACAAACTGCCGCTAGCTTTCGGGAGGTATTGTCCCGACGCACCAAAAAGGTACCTGCACTACAGGGTCACGTGGTTGCGAATTTGTTTTTTGAACCATCAACCCGTACTCGTAGCAGTTTTGAACTAGCGGCTAAACGTCTTTCTGCTGATATCCTAAACTTTGCACCAGGAACATCTTCCTTAAGCAAGGGCGAAACGATTCTTGATACAGCGAAGACTTACCTGGCAATGGGAACTAATATGATGGTGATTCGCCATCGGCAGGCGGGAGTTCCTCAAATTATTGCTACTGAGATGAATCGACTCGGTGTCCAGGTAAGTGTACTTAACGCTGGTGATGGTCAACATGAACATCCTTCTCAAGGATTGCTGGATTTGTTTACAATTTGTTCTTGCTTAGACTGGGATAATCCCCACATAGAACTGCTTGCTGGAAAAAAGATTACCATTGTTGGAGATATTTTGCACTCACGAGTTGCCCGTTCCAATATCTGGAGTCTGCTTGCGACAGGGGCAGAGGTTCATCTCGCTGGACCACCTACCCTACTTCCGCAATTATTTGCTGAATACAGTAGTACTCGTCTCCAACAACCTAGGGAAAAGCAACAGCAACAGTTATGGGCTAAGTCTAGCCTTGCTCACCAGCGGCAGTACACTGAAACCCCTCTGATTTTAGACGCAACGGTACCGATCACAAGTCAAGGCACCCATGCCCTGACGACTACGCAACAGTTACCAATTACTCATCCTAAGCTATATGTTCACTGGGACATTGAACCAGCACTAAAAGATGCTGACTTTGTCATGACCTTACGGCTCCAAAAAGAACGTATGATGACTCATTTGTTGCCTAGTTTGAGAGAATATCATCAGCGTTATGGAATTACCCGGGAGCGCCTCCAACTTTGCCAACCCAACGTTCACATTCTCCATCCTGGTCCAGTTAACCGAGGGGTTGAAATTAGTTCTGAGCTGATGGATGATCCCCAGATTAGCTTGATTCCTCAACAGGTGACTAGTGGAGTTGCGGTTAGGATGGCGCTACTTTACTTAATCGGTAGTGGTAAGTTCTGACAGCTCATCCTTAAGAGCAAGGAGACTCTCGTTATACCCGCTTTCTTTAGCGAGAGAGGAATTGCGTCTTTGACGATAAATG from Moorena sp. SIOASIH encodes the following:
- a CDS encoding hybrid sensor histidine kinase/response regulator, with the translated sequence MSNNLDAQPPAVIKDEFNLDNFLEDIPDIEEVEQPTTDILEIESDDAAEPKVGMAELNTLADIFEGQTPDLDQTWQEEEIIAPDNQQLSSQSDNSLTTDEPKDLSDLIKELDGLNIPEAAESTEEDLLSLFDEEFPEEAAFELLQSRESTHNDSKPNPTPSLTDKDLEELLSFGSSEGNLTQKTNPADELSSLFDDTFFEENSSSSESNPPTKLDSYGMGKQQPIPPSTPHPNPTHTDLNELDLNLVNDLELIPNHPPANHEQPAINSPSTTGSSKPISTSDRPGEASTPGLSSSVKGKNRKSDPIKSKKLPDSSPKPLPTTQDQWQQLEQLLAEATAHYQNVDFDSIKPLDVTLPTAEVVSEQKRIFDQLELLLSETSSPLPNHSLDQETRKTHQADSVEDDFKDLEHLLEQANQSISAIPGGMNQELSRQTRRPRSKLFEQTMRVPVKQLDTLSNLVGELVVGRNTLEQDQERLRQFLDNLSHQVSSLNDVGLKMRDLYERTLLENSLLSSSRIYRTTSIQEREQGNQNCTSLEDYHPLEMDRFTGFHLLSQEIIELIVRVKESASDIEFLVDETDQVTRTLRQVTNQLQEGLTRSRMVPFAQAADRMPRAVREISLQEGKEAELQVEGRETLIDKMILEHLYDPMTHLVNNAITHGIELPEERLAAGKPRAGKITLGAFYQGNQTVISISDNGGGIDPDRIRAKALEKNLISPTEAKTLSDLELFNFIFHPGFTTAEKVTDTKGRGVGMDVVRTCLSEIRGTITIDSTLGQGTTFTIRLPLTLSICKALCCVSDRARIAFPMDGVEDMQDVSPDCIQTNSQGQAFLQWRDTQIPFKPLSELLTYHSQLSRASVYGSQREDNLISVVVLRSTGNMLAVEVDQVLGEQEIVIKQIEGPAPKPVGITGATVLGDGRVMPIADVLELIDLAMGRIRKDGGVAIWQRMETPTASGAEVNLIKSDPMVLIVDDSITVRELLSMTFSKAGYRVEQARDGQEAWDKLRSGLPCEIVFCDIEMPRMDGLELLSRLQKDPDLCEIPLAMLTSRGADRHRKVAADLGARGYFTKPYLEDVLLDAAQRIRQGEVLLAGSNHSG
- a CDS encoding DUF1995 family protein, whose product is MSELPLTLEDAIAQAKEATKAALDEGQTRLQVELVFPEIALQAQSIAQAFIPIFEQYGSGLKIFFPDTGASALARRDWGEVPFKITDVGTSRSPAETRIDEDDQVFLLVGPSAVEVAQVEKICNLAGDRPCVILNPQLEDVSIVGIGYAARQLRDRFLKTLESCYYLRPFPGGALWRCYPSVWQVWLEIDDEYQLVTEEPSKPTAEAIEQIILKASLVNTTSPEDSQNIPSAQKKQSLFSGIQKFLNALSR
- a CDS encoding cysteine desulfurase family protein, whose amino-acid sequence is MQIYLDYSANTPPRPEVITTMQDILTEQWGNPSSLHQWGQRAAIVLERARMQVARLINAPAESITFTSGGTEADNLAVMGVAQGYKKPQHIIISSVEHSAIAQPVAWLEQWGWQVTRLPVDSVGRVNPNDLKAALQANTVLVSVIYGQSEVGTLQPIDELGQIAREQGVLFHTDAVQVAGRLPIDVQRLPVDLLSISSHKIYGPMGSGALYIRPGVELVPLISGGGQESRLRSGTQAVPVIAGFGMAAELAAAQMLTDTPRLIRLRDRMFDQLADTPNLIPTGSRDYRLPHHVSFCVTSPTEGVTGKTIVRQFNQAGIGISAGSACHSGKLSPSPILLAMGYNEPAALAGIRLTLGRDTTEADVDWTVMVLKQILERLMPQPALSKV
- a CDS encoding RNA-guided endonuclease TnpB family protein: MQRAFKTKLKLNNRQKTLMAQHAGYSRWLWNWALNMWNESYKAGLKPSANKLKKFYANHVKPQYPWQDTLSYRVYQFVFMHLGEAFNRFFQGRAQHPKFKKKGRNDSFTIDNCGKVMEFSGTRLKLPFIGWVSTYEPLPGIQTKRVTISRVADYWYIYLAYELEPEPTVKCREYLGVDVGVKVLATCSDGTVFPNPRAYKQAQKKLARLQRELSRRTMGSANRNKTKLKLAKAHQRVANIRKDAIHKLTSWLCKNHAVIGLEDLNVSGLLKNHKLAGAIADSALYEIRRQVEYKSEWYGCSLVFVDRFYPSTKTCYSCGHVQEMPLKERVFDCEVCGEVKDRDYNASLNLERFAEGYSV